One window of Novipirellula aureliae genomic DNA carries:
- the metK gene encoding methionine adenosyltransferase, protein MSDANYLFTSESVSMGHPDKLADRISDGILDALLKQDPLSRVACETMVTTGMVVVAGEISTKAVVQYADVIREVINEVGYTDDEFGICGKTCAVMVSLDTQSPDIAQGVNSDDSSGKEVGAGDQGLMFGYACKDTPERMPLPIALSHRIINRITEARFKKEVDWLRPDNKSQVTVEYEGSTPVRIDTVVVSAQHNEDVTNEEIRKFIIEKVIKPSIPAELDKGDIKYHINPTGRFVVGGPHGDCGLTGRKIIVDTYGGWGRHGGGAFSGKDSTKVDRSAAYMARYVAKNIVASGLAERCEVQLAYAIGVTEPVSVHVDTEGTGKIADSKLCELVREHFPLTPSGIIEHLQLRRPIFRQTSAGGHFGREGDAFTWEKTDKAEALAEAASAAATA, encoded by the coding sequence GTGAGCGACGCGAATTATCTTTTTACTAGTGAATCCGTTAGTATGGGCCACCCTGATAAGTTGGCCGATCGGATCTCGGATGGGATTCTAGATGCACTTCTCAAGCAAGATCCGCTTAGCCGCGTCGCCTGTGAAACGATGGTCACGACTGGAATGGTTGTCGTCGCAGGCGAAATCTCCACCAAAGCCGTCGTCCAGTACGCCGATGTGATCCGCGAAGTGATCAACGAAGTTGGCTATACCGATGACGAGTTCGGAATCTGTGGAAAAACGTGTGCGGTCATGGTTTCGCTCGACACGCAAAGCCCCGACATCGCACAAGGTGTCAACTCCGACGACTCCAGCGGTAAGGAAGTCGGTGCGGGCGACCAAGGTTTGATGTTTGGTTATGCCTGCAAAGACACGCCCGAACGGATGCCACTTCCGATCGCTCTGTCACACCGAATCATCAATCGAATTACCGAAGCTCGCTTCAAGAAGGAAGTGGATTGGCTGCGTCCCGACAACAAGTCGCAAGTCACCGTCGAATACGAAGGTTCGACTCCCGTTCGGATCGACACCGTCGTCGTCAGTGCTCAGCACAACGAGGATGTCACCAACGAAGAGATTCGCAAATTCATCATCGAAAAGGTTATCAAACCATCGATCCCAGCGGAACTCGATAAAGGCGACATCAAGTATCACATCAACCCCACAGGCCGCTTCGTGGTCGGCGGACCGCACGGCGATTGTGGCTTGACGGGCCGCAAGATCATTGTCGATACCTACGGTGGATGGGGACGTCACGGTGGCGGCGCTTTCAGTGGCAAGGATTCGACCAAGGTCGATCGCAGTGCCGCTTACATGGCCCGCTATGTTGCCAAAAACATTGTTGCATCGGGATTGGCGGAACGCTGCGAAGTCCAATTGGCGTATGCAATCGGCGTGACCGAACCGGTTAGCGTGCATGTCGATACCGAAGGCACGGGCAAAATTGCGGACTCGAAACTCTGCGAATTGGTCCGAGAACATTTCCCGTTGACCCCATCGGGTATCATCGAGCATTTGCAGCTTCGTCGCCCCATTTTCCGTCAAACCAGTGCTGGCGGACACTTTGGTCGCGAAGGCGACGCGTTCACATGGGAAAAGACCGACAAAGCAGAAGCCTTG
- a CDS encoding vWA domain-containing protein produces MSVSPNRSTVATGLTVSAIIPPEGGDIDLGRRPLPALLMSLIFHVVLLTILGILWSKSSSGTGDEVNRSVGIAMVHRLPDRDRYVDAADLTESQHANDASAAVSSDSAATSAAAAAPANLAPPIDLTGILSEIHSTPTPISAAGLAGESKLDGDSFAARPASGTDGDPNRTTTSVFGVSGSGSRFVYVFDRSDSMNANGALPLRAAKKELMISLKTLSERQQFQLIFYNQMPKPFQISGMPQGLMLGEEAILERAARYVDSITAYGGTEHFSAISMALRLGPDVIFFLTDARIPRLSTSQLAEIRRRAERSGTTIHAIEFGSEPVAPSDSFLRDLASQNSGLYNYVDIRSLKLSP; encoded by the coding sequence ATGTCTGTTTCACCGAATCGCTCGACGGTTGCTACTGGATTGACGGTTTCCGCAATCATCCCGCCTGAAGGGGGCGACATTGATTTGGGAAGGCGTCCGCTGCCCGCGCTCTTGATGTCGCTCATTTTTCATGTTGTGCTTCTAACCATTCTGGGGATTCTTTGGTCAAAAAGCTCCTCGGGAACGGGTGACGAAGTCAACCGCTCGGTCGGGATTGCAATGGTCCATCGGTTGCCGGACCGGGACCGCTACGTCGACGCCGCCGATTTGACCGAGTCGCAACACGCCAACGACGCTTCCGCCGCTGTGTCCTCCGATTCGGCGGCGACCAGTGCCGCGGCGGCGGCACCCGCAAACTTGGCACCGCCAATCGATTTGACAGGTATTCTTAGCGAGATCCATTCGACACCGACCCCCATTTCTGCGGCCGGATTGGCTGGGGAATCCAAGCTGGATGGCGATTCGTTTGCAGCAAGGCCCGCATCGGGCACCGACGGGGATCCTAACCGCACCACGACGTCCGTATTTGGTGTATCCGGCAGCGGTTCGCGTTTCGTTTATGTCTTCGATCGCTCCGATAGTATGAATGCCAACGGAGCGCTACCGCTAAGGGCTGCGAAAAAGGAACTGATGATCAGTTTGAAAACGTTAAGTGAACGCCAGCAGTTCCAGCTCATCTTTTACAACCAAATGCCGAAGCCGTTTCAAATCTCCGGCATGCCGCAAGGATTGATGCTTGGTGAAGAAGCCATTCTCGAGCGAGCCGCTCGCTATGTCGATTCGATTACGGCCTATGGCGGTACGGAACACTTCAGCGCGATCAGTATGGCGTTGCGACTTGGCCCCGACGTGATCTTCTTTTTGACCGATGCTCGAATCCCTCGGCTATCGACTTCACAGCTCGCTGAAATTCGCCGCCGCGCCGAACGTAGCGGCACGACGATTCACGCGATTGAATTTGGGTCCGAACCTGTAGCACCGAGCGACAGTTTTCTGCGAGACTTGGCATCACAGAATAGCGGGCTTTATAACTATGTCGATATTCGATCTCTGAAATTGTCACCATGA
- a CDS encoding class I SAM-dependent methyltransferase, with protein MSRRKRSRSSANRPSPNRLERVMIPSSVDRYPIPSEIRLWIIDSRQRIEVFHDRWDRPQIEQFVAADYELVYQSIAWMLDTQPLIGSRFLEWGCGFAVVSALASTFHLDVIGIEAETELLERAKQIVADWKVTVELVTGNFLPPGSESLADDPTLPSLGHQVASAYDSIGLELDDFAVVYSYPWPGEDDFHERVFANYAAPGAMLMQFCGPNDVRLWRKVGVQCCSAGRTERQ; from the coding sequence ATGTCCCGACGCAAACGCAGCCGGTCGAGTGCGAACCGGCCATCTCCCAATCGACTCGAGCGGGTCATGATACCGTCATCGGTTGACCGCTATCCTATTCCGAGTGAAATTCGGTTGTGGATCATCGATTCGCGTCAGCGTATCGAAGTGTTTCACGACCGCTGGGACCGACCGCAAATCGAACAATTCGTCGCGGCGGATTACGAGTTGGTCTATCAATCGATCGCTTGGATGCTTGATACCCAACCTCTTATAGGCAGCCGCTTTTTGGAATGGGGGTGCGGTTTTGCGGTTGTCAGCGCCTTGGCTTCGACCTTTCACTTGGATGTGATTGGCATCGAAGCAGAAACCGAATTGCTGGAGCGAGCGAAGCAGATCGTCGCCGATTGGAAGGTCACGGTTGAATTGGTCACCGGCAATTTTTTGCCGCCTGGCAGCGAATCGTTGGCGGACGATCCGACGCTACCGAGTCTCGGGCACCAAGTCGCATCGGCGTACGATTCGATTGGTTTAGAACTCGACGATTTCGCTGTCGTCTACTCGTACCCATGGCCTGGCGAGGATGATTTTCACGAGCGAGTGTTTGCAAACTACGCAGCACCGGGAGCGATGTTGATGCAGTTCTGCGGTCCCAACGACGTCCGGCTGTGGCGGAAAGTTGGCGTTCAATGCTGTTCCGCAGGGAGGACAGAGCGACAATGA
- the argH gene encoding argininosuccinate lyase, with protein sequence MDSPSRSGVFQAQTDKRLEAFAESISFDRRLYRQDIRGSIAHAEMLTARGMLSGEEFALIEATLKEIEAELDAETFPISFELEDIHMHVEQALIDRIGDTGRKLHTARSRNDQVSTDVRLWVRESLEEVDAKLLDLQRAFLSRCDQDFDVVLPAYTHLQRAQPVLAPHYWLAYIEKFQRDRTRVADCRKRLNECPLGVAAVAGTTLPIDRQQTSQSLGFDRPTANSLDTSSDRDFMLESAFVLSVIASHLSGWAEEWILWSTVEFDFIKMPQAFCTGSSIMPQKVNPDTLELTRGKAARVMGNLQTLMLLVKNLPLAYNRDLQEDKPPLFDSFDTVIASLSLAAPIVEGSMLRRESIESRLEKGYLDATTLMEWMIRKGMPQRRAHHLVGAIVGEAMGRDVPLSDLTLDVMQSHAAEIDESVYKVLGSQNAVAAFVSYGSAGPDQVRSQIDRWKKRLQ encoded by the coding sequence GTGGATAGTCCATCACGAAGCGGCGTTTTTCAGGCTCAAACCGACAAGCGACTTGAGGCATTTGCCGAGAGCATCAGCTTTGATCGAAGGCTCTATCGTCAAGACATTCGCGGTTCGATCGCGCACGCAGAGATGTTGACCGCCCGTGGAATGCTCTCTGGCGAAGAATTTGCCTTGATCGAAGCCACTTTGAAAGAAATCGAAGCGGAACTCGATGCGGAGACATTTCCGATCTCCTTCGAACTCGAAGACATCCATATGCACGTCGAGCAAGCCTTGATTGACCGGATCGGCGACACGGGGCGGAAACTACATACCGCACGCAGCCGCAATGACCAAGTCAGTACCGACGTTCGCTTGTGGGTTCGCGAATCGCTCGAAGAGGTCGACGCAAAACTTCTCGATCTACAGCGTGCTTTTTTGTCGCGTTGTGACCAAGACTTTGATGTTGTTTTGCCAGCCTACACGCACTTGCAGAGGGCTCAACCGGTGCTCGCTCCGCATTATTGGTTGGCCTACATCGAAAAATTCCAGCGAGATCGAACGCGTGTCGCCGATTGTCGGAAACGATTGAACGAATGTCCGCTTGGCGTTGCGGCAGTCGCCGGAACGACGTTGCCGATCGACCGTCAACAAACGAGCCAATCGCTGGGATTCGATCGACCGACGGCCAACAGTTTAGACACCAGCAGCGATCGCGATTTTATGCTTGAAAGCGCCTTCGTCTTGTCCGTGATCGCTTCCCATTTGAGCGGTTGGGCCGAGGAGTGGATCCTATGGAGCACCGTCGAGTTTGACTTCATTAAAATGCCACAAGCCTTTTGTACCGGCAGCAGCATCATGCCTCAAAAGGTGAATCCGGATACCTTGGAATTGACACGCGGTAAAGCGGCACGCGTGATGGGTAATCTGCAAACGCTAATGCTATTGGTGAAAAACTTGCCACTGGCTTATAACCGCGATCTGCAAGAAGACAAACCGCCTTTATTCGATTCGTTTGACACGGTGATCGCATCGCTATCGCTTGCCGCACCGATTGTCGAAGGATCGATGTTGCGGCGAGAATCGATCGAGAGCCGACTTGAAAAAGGCTATCTCGATGCGACGACTTTGATGGAATGGATGATTCGCAAAGGCATGCCGCAAAGACGGGCACATCATTTGGTTGGCGCGATTGTTGGTGAAGCCATGGGGCGCGACGTACCCCTTAGCGACCTAACGCTCGACGTGATGCAGTCCCATGCAGCGGAGATTGATGAGTCGGTCTACAAGGTGCTTGGCAGTCAAAATGCGGTCGCCGCGTTCGTTAGTTACGGCTCGGCAGGACCCGACCAAGTTCGCAGCCAGATCGATCGTTGGAAAAAACGGTTGCAGTAA
- a CDS encoding sulfide/dihydroorotate dehydrogenase-like FAD/NAD-binding protein, with the protein MFPIVEARPLARDVKLFRIHAPRVAKKRQAGQFVILRIAEHGERIPLTIADSDDEGNITIIVQGVGKTTKWLNTLETGDSILDVVGPLGEESEIDTFGTVVIIGGGVGTAIAYPTAVAMKKAGNHVISIVGSRNRELLILEDEMRATSDELCIMTDDGSHGEKGFVTEKLQQVIDRGAPIARVLAIGPVPMMRAVAERTRPHAIKTIVSLNPIMVDGTGMCGGCRVLVGGKSRFACVDGPEFDAHQVDFEVLIQRNRLYKQQETESLARFEKEQCEAAKQKSSCRLEQST; encoded by the coding sequence ATGTTCCCGATAGTCGAAGCCAGACCTTTGGCCCGCGATGTCAAGTTGTTTCGAATTCATGCACCGCGAGTGGCTAAAAAACGGCAAGCGGGCCAATTCGTGATCCTTCGTATTGCCGAACATGGTGAACGAATTCCACTTACGATCGCTGACTCGGACGACGAAGGAAATATTACGATTATCGTCCAAGGCGTTGGGAAAACAACCAAGTGGCTCAATACGCTTGAGACCGGTGATTCCATTCTTGACGTCGTCGGACCGCTCGGCGAAGAATCGGAAATCGATACCTTCGGAACCGTCGTTATCATCGGTGGCGGAGTCGGCACAGCGATTGCCTACCCGACGGCCGTTGCGATGAAAAAGGCGGGGAATCATGTGATTAGCATCGTCGGTTCTCGAAACAGAGAACTGTTGATTCTAGAGGATGAAATGCGAGCAACAAGCGACGAACTTTGCATCATGACGGACGACGGCAGCCATGGCGAAAAAGGTTTCGTCACTGAAAAACTACAACAGGTGATCGACCGCGGAGCCCCCATCGCTCGTGTCTTGGCGATTGGCCCGGTGCCGATGATGCGAGCGGTTGCCGAAAGGACCCGGCCGCATGCGATTAAAACCATCGTTAGTTTGAATCCGATTATGGTCGACGGGACTGGGATGTGCGGTGGTTGCCGAGTTCTGGTGGGGGGGAAGAGTAGGTTTGCTTGTGTTGATGGGCCCGAATTCGATGCTCACCAAGTCGATTTCGAAGTATTGATCCAACGAAACCGTTTATACAAACAACAAGAAACGGAATCGCTCGCCCGCTTCGAGAAAGAACAGTGCGAAGCCGCAAAGCAAAAATCATCGTGTCGTTTGGAGCAATCCACTTAA
- the gltA gene encoding NADPH-dependent glutamate synthase — MKIPRQAMPEQEAAVRARNFGEVNLGLEVVAAETEAQRCLSCADPKCVGGCPVGVKIKDFVELVLAGDYLKAAAKIREDNVLPAVTGRVCPQENQCEGACIMGKRFSSLAIGNLERFVADYERQSGQIGLPERAPSTGKKVAIVGSGPAGLSCAGDLALQGHQVTVFEALHEIGGVLLYGIPEFRLPKDIVRGEIENMKKMGIDFQTNVVVGKSMTIDELFDEEAFDAVFIATGAGLPQFLDIPGEHFGGVYSANEFLTRVNLMKAYDSEHYDQPVYDCRDRNVAVVGGGNTAMDSVRSAMRLGAKNAYIIYRRSEEEMPARKEEVHHAKDEGVEFMNLHNPIEFIGDERGVLTGVKLIKMELGEPDDSGRRRPKPIEGSEFEMPLDVAIIAVGTGANPLVQSTTPDMATNKWGYIVADEKSLRTNKRGVFAGGDIVSGAATVILAMGAGRTAARSINDFLRTGEW, encoded by the coding sequence ATGAAGATTCCTCGTCAAGCAATGCCAGAACAGGAGGCGGCCGTACGGGCTCGCAACTTTGGTGAGGTTAACCTTGGGCTTGAAGTTGTTGCTGCGGAAACCGAAGCACAACGATGCCTCAGTTGTGCCGATCCTAAATGCGTCGGCGGCTGTCCGGTTGGGGTGAAAATCAAGGATTTTGTCGAGCTGGTTCTGGCCGGCGACTACTTGAAAGCGGCCGCAAAGATTCGCGAAGATAACGTCTTACCCGCGGTGACCGGACGGGTATGTCCACAAGAGAATCAATGCGAAGGGGCTTGCATCATGGGCAAGCGGTTTAGCTCGTTGGCCATCGGCAACCTGGAACGATTCGTCGCCGATTATGAACGCCAATCAGGACAAATCGGGCTACCAGAGCGAGCACCATCGACGGGCAAGAAAGTCGCCATTGTCGGCTCGGGACCGGCGGGACTCAGTTGTGCTGGTGATCTGGCATTGCAAGGTCACCAGGTCACTGTTTTTGAAGCGCTTCATGAAATCGGTGGCGTGTTGCTCTATGGAATTCCTGAATTTCGATTGCCGAAAGACATCGTTCGCGGCGAGATCGAAAACATGAAAAAGATGGGCATCGATTTTCAAACCAATGTCGTCGTCGGCAAATCGATGACGATCGATGAACTGTTTGACGAAGAGGCCTTTGATGCGGTCTTTATCGCAACCGGTGCAGGCTTGCCCCAGTTCTTGGATATCCCAGGCGAGCATTTTGGGGGAGTCTACTCAGCCAACGAGTTTTTGACTCGCGTCAACCTGATGAAAGCCTATGACTCAGAGCATTATGATCAGCCGGTTTATGATTGCCGGGATCGAAATGTGGCTGTCGTCGGGGGGGGCAATACGGCAATGGACTCGGTTCGTTCGGCGATGCGATTGGGAGCAAAAAATGCCTACATCATCTACCGCCGTAGTGAAGAGGAAATGCCGGCACGGAAAGAGGAAGTGCATCATGCGAAAGACGAAGGCGTCGAGTTTATGAATCTGCACAATCCCATCGAATTTATCGGTGATGAGCGAGGCGTTCTGACGGGAGTCAAACTCATCAAGATGGAGTTGGGTGAGCCAGATGACTCGGGTCGCCGTCGTCCGAAACCGATCGAAGGTAGCGAATTTGAAATGCCGCTCGATGTTGCCATCATCGCGGTCGGTACCGGTGCCAACCCGTTGGTCCAATCGACGACGCCCGATATGGCAACAAACAAATGGGGCTACATTGTCGCCGACGAAAAATCACTGCGAACGAACAAACGCGGCGTTTTCGCTGGCGGTGACATCGTCAGCGGAGCCGCCACCGTCATTCTGGCTATGGGAGCAGGCCGAACGGCAGCTCGGTCCATCAACGACTTCCTGCGAACGGGCGAGTGGTAG
- a CDS encoding universal stress protein yields the protein MSTPSVLCATDFSPASDEAVRVAVEESNRRGAIMDLVHVWYPVDPVASDFTSFGVPACSITTPLELRKLLEEIEIPLPPDRVRRHLEVGIASEILVSKARELGSEVMVVGTHAHGPLMRWFIGSVVSEVLRHSPCPVLVCRTPPKDIESGNRKAYEKTVPSEASY from the coding sequence ATGTCGACACCCTCTGTGCTATGTGCCACCGACTTCAGCCCGGCTAGTGACGAAGCGGTACGGGTCGCGGTCGAGGAATCCAATCGCCGAGGTGCGATCATGGATTTGGTTCATGTTTGGTATCCGGTTGACCCCGTCGCATCCGACTTCACTTCATTTGGTGTACCGGCTTGCAGTATCACGACGCCGCTGGAACTGCGGAAACTTCTGGAGGAAATCGAGATTCCCTTACCTCCCGATCGAGTCCGTCGGCATTTGGAGGTCGGCATCGCTAGTGAAATACTGGTGAGCAAGGCGCGGGAACTTGGCAGTGAAGTAATGGTGGTTGGAACGCATGCCCATGGGCCTTTGATGCGTTGGTTCATCGGCAGTGTCGTTAGCGAGGTGCTCCGCCATTCACCCTGTCCCGTGTTGGTTTGCCGAACACCGCCCAAGGATATCGAGTCAGGCAACCGGAAAGCCTACGAAAAAACGGTGCCGTCGGAAGCTTCCTATTGA
- a CDS encoding serine hydrolase domain-containing protein, with protein MAIYSIFPKNDDMHLAVTGDQSVDIRSGKRDVLVDGHVEKGFEYVREQFERNFRERGEQGAACAIYHQGERVVDLWGGTQCEDSQVAWSPETLTLCFSVTKGMAAAALAVAHSQSLFELDQTVATYWPEFAKQGKEQITVRQLLSHQAGLVTTGRPLEADQLADQDGLAEILQNQRPLWEPGSRHGYHTLTLGWYQSELLRRIDPLGRSIGVFFQQEIAERLGIEFYIGLPRHISLGRLSTIQGFHRYEMLGHLHELPPMMVLSGILPNSLVSKSIRTLKINNPAEIGSEKYRHLEIPSANGFGQAIAVAKVYEVLARGGKELGLRSETYRELIAPPTTPRDGNYDAILKMDTSYQFGFSRPSRGMPFGSDSTAFGCPGAGGSFGMADPSHRAGFAYITNKMGFRLSDDPREKAVRDAFYECIGANAQQRQIA; from the coding sequence ATGGCAATTTATTCAATTTTTCCCAAAAACGATGATATGCATCTAGCGGTAACAGGCGACCAGTCCGTTGACATTCGTTCTGGAAAACGAGACGTTTTGGTCGATGGTCATGTCGAAAAGGGCTTTGAGTACGTCCGCGAACAGTTTGAACGAAACTTTCGTGAGCGTGGCGAGCAGGGGGCGGCGTGCGCGATTTATCACCAGGGAGAACGGGTCGTTGATCTGTGGGGAGGCACCCAGTGCGAGGACTCTCAAGTTGCGTGGTCGCCCGAAACCCTGACGCTCTGTTTTTCGGTGACCAAGGGCATGGCTGCTGCTGCGCTGGCGGTTGCCCACAGCCAATCTCTGTTCGAATTGGACCAGACCGTTGCGACGTATTGGCCTGAGTTTGCCAAGCAGGGCAAGGAACAGATTACGGTTCGTCAATTGCTTTCCCACCAAGCCGGTTTGGTGACGACCGGGCGACCGCTCGAAGCAGATCAGTTGGCTGACCAGGATGGGCTCGCGGAAATTTTGCAAAACCAACGGCCGCTTTGGGAACCGGGCAGCCGACATGGCTACCACACACTCACATTAGGCTGGTATCAGAGCGAACTGCTCCGTCGAATTGACCCATTGGGCCGAAGTATTGGAGTGTTTTTCCAGCAGGAAATCGCGGAACGATTGGGAATCGAATTTTATATCGGATTGCCGCGGCATATTTCCCTCGGCCGGCTGAGTACGATCCAGGGGTTTCACCGCTACGAGATGCTTGGTCATTTGCACGAGTTGCCGCCGATGATGGTGTTGTCAGGCATTTTGCCGAATTCACTCGTTTCGAAATCAATTCGCACGTTGAAGATCAACAATCCTGCTGAAATCGGTAGCGAGAAGTATCGTCACCTAGAGATTCCCTCGGCCAACGGTTTCGGTCAAGCGATCGCCGTCGCGAAGGTTTACGAAGTACTCGCCCGTGGCGGTAAAGAACTAGGGCTTCGCTCCGAGACCTATCGCGAACTCATCGCTCCGCCAACCACTCCGCGCGATGGCAATTATGATGCCATCCTCAAGATGGACACGAGCTACCAGTTTGGGTTTTCTCGACCTAGTCGAGGCATGCCGTTCGGAAGTGATTCCACAGCATTTGGTTGCCCCGGCGCAGGCGGCTCGTTTGGGATGGCGGATCCGTCACATCGAGCCGGCTTTGCTTACATCACCAACAAAATGGGCTTCCGTTTGTCGGATGATCCTCGCGAAAAAGCGGTTCGCGATGCCTTTTATGAGTGCATCGGAGCAAACGCTCAGCAACGGCAGATCGCATAA